In one Cloacibacillus porcorum genomic region, the following are encoded:
- a CDS encoding chromate transporter: protein MSGLAELLASFFKVGLCSIGGGYSVIPMIQQEIVERRGWITARVFADIITISQMTPGPLAVNASTFVGVQAAGIAGALTATVGCTVSGVFISALLYSFLIKNRASSLTSELIGPLKAASAGLILSAAATITLSTLVARTPSGAASIDRTALLLFAASLLAARRYKINPVMIIAAAGLAGLIIN, encoded by the coding sequence GTGAGCGGGCTGGCGGAGCTTTTGGCCTCCTTTTTTAAGGTCGGCCTCTGCAGCATCGGCGGCGGTTACTCGGTAATCCCCATGATCCAGCAGGAGATCGTCGAACGGCGCGGCTGGATAACGGCGCGCGTATTCGCCGATATAATCACTATTTCTCAGATGACGCCCGGGCCGCTCGCGGTAAACGCCTCTACCTTCGTCGGCGTGCAGGCGGCGGGGATCGCGGGGGCGCTGACCGCCACCGTGGGATGCACCGTATCGGGGGTATTCATCTCCGCCCTCCTTTATTCATTTTTGATAAAAAACCGCGCCTCTTCCCTTACGTCGGAGCTGATCGGCCCGCTTAAGGCGGCCTCCGCGGGGCTGATACTATCCGCCGCCGCTACGATCACGCTCTCTACGCTCGTGGCGCGGACACCCTCGGGCGCGGCCTCTATCGACAGGACGGCGCTCCTGCTATTTGCGGCCTCCCTGCTGGCGGCGCGAAGATACAAGATAAACCCGGTGATGATAATCGCCGCCGCCGGGCTGGCGGGGCTTATCATAAATTAA
- a CDS encoding chromate transporter, with protein MSKERAGLLLWLAGVNLFISAFTFGGGYVVVPMIRKYFVERRNLFTEEELMEMAAGAQSAPGAIAVNLSALAGYRAAGRCGLAVSAIAAVTPPVVILTLISFYYSAFIANAAAAAALRGMQAAAAALIADFVIDLSRSVIRERSPLLTLMMPAVFIAGFFLKIGAGTILAACALTALLRIAGRAGRAAV; from the coding sequence ATGTCTAAAGAACGTGCCGGGCTGCTGCTCTGGCTTGCCGGCGTCAATCTCTTTATCAGCGCCTTTACCTTTGGCGGAGGTTATGTCGTCGTGCCGATGATACGAAAATATTTTGTCGAAAGACGGAACCTCTTCACCGAGGAGGAGCTCATGGAGATGGCCGCCGGCGCGCAGTCGGCTCCGGGGGCAATAGCCGTCAACCTCTCGGCGCTGGCGGGATACCGCGCGGCAGGCAGGTGCGGCCTGGCAGTCTCCGCCATCGCCGCCGTGACCCCGCCGGTGGTCATTCTGACGCTGATATCGTTCTACTATTCGGCCTTTATCGCCAACGCCGCCGCTGCCGCCGCGCTGAGGGGCATGCAGGCTGCGGCCGCGGCCCTCATCGCCGATTTCGTCATCGACCTCTCGCGGTCGGTCATAAGGGAGAGGTCGCCGCTGCTGACGCTGATGATGCCCGCCGTATTCATCGCCGGCTTCTTCCTGAAGATCGGCGCGGGGACGATCCTCGCCGCCTGCGCTTTGACGGCTCTGCTGCGGATCGCCGGGAGAGCGGGGCGCGCGGCGGTGTGA
- a CDS encoding LysR family transcriptional regulator has protein sequence MISLRHYEIFKTVAETGNFTKAAAKLYITQSAVSHAVRELEERAGTALFDRLARRVRLTRCGELLLAELLPLLAACGSLEGRIAGLEGEAPIGVVSSITIAAFWLPGILRRFAKRWPRLRVNVEVVSAANAVERLRGGGADLALVEGAPPHGAFICSAFAACRLKIVCAPGYLPAGTRLSVKEFCAERLLLRERGSAIRDVLDGALLAVGYEARPLWTSVNSLALIEAAKAGLGVAILPGELLEAALSEKRLTEIEVEGLSLRNGFFSVRHRDKYLTEPLRELLSLIEECGKAEISY, from the coding sequence ATGATCTCACTGCGGCATTACGAGATATTCAAAACGGTGGCCGAGACGGGGAATTTTACCAAGGCGGCCGCGAAATTATATATAACCCAGTCCGCCGTCTCACACGCGGTGCGCGAACTGGAGGAGCGGGCGGGAACGGCGCTCTTTGACCGCCTTGCCAGACGCGTGCGGCTGACGCGCTGCGGGGAGCTTCTGCTGGCGGAGCTGCTGCCGCTGCTGGCCGCCTGTGGCTCTCTTGAGGGACGCATCGCCGGCCTGGAGGGCGAGGCCCCCATCGGCGTCGTCTCAAGCATCACGATCGCCGCCTTCTGGCTTCCGGGAATACTGCGCCGGTTCGCAAAGAGGTGGCCCCGCCTGCGCGTCAATGTCGAGGTGGTGAGCGCCGCCAACGCGGTCGAACGGCTGCGCGGCGGGGGAGCCGACCTTGCGCTCGTCGAGGGAGCTCCGCCGCATGGGGCCTTTATCTGCAGCGCCTTCGCCGCCTGCCGCCTGAAGATAGTCTGCGCCCCCGGCTATCTACCCGCGGGCACGCGCCTGTCCGTGAAGGAGTTCTGCGCCGAGAGGCTCCTGCTGCGCGAAAGGGGCAGCGCCATCCGCGACGTGCTGGACGGCGCGTTATTGGCGGTCGGATATGAGGCGAGGCCGCTCTGGACGAGCGTAAATTCGCTCGCGCTGATCGAGGCGGCGAAGGCCGGTCTCGGCGTCGCCATTCTGCCCGGCGAGCTTCTGGAGGCCGCGCTCTCCGAAAAGAGGCTGACGGAGATCGAGGTGGAGGGCCTTTCCCTGCGCAACGGTTTTTTCTCCGTGCGGCACAGGGACAAATACCTGACGGAGCCCCTCCGGGAGCTTCTTTCGCTTATTGAGGAGTGCGGAAAAGCTGAAATTTCTTACTGA
- a CDS encoding Lrp/AsnC family transcriptional regulator: MLSSKLLDDIGRQILRILQEDGRISFNELGRRVGLSSPAVAERVRRMEEAGIILGYRAVVDQSRVGYPIMAYIRLSIPVSFLAQADELAKAIPEVLECHHLTGSDGVILKVVVSSVGHLEEVISQMGSCGMTTTAIVLSSPVVSRPIDPIKQPTPPAAI; the protein is encoded by the coding sequence ATGTTGAGCAGTAAACTGCTTGATGATATTGGACGACAGATTCTAAGAATACTTCAAGAAGACGGCAGAATATCTTTTAACGAGCTTGGCAGGAGGGTCGGTCTCTCGTCGCCCGCTGTCGCCGAGCGCGTGCGCCGTATGGAGGAGGCCGGAATCATCCTTGGCTACCGCGCGGTCGTAGACCAGTCGCGGGTGGGCTATCCGATAATGGCGTACATCCGTCTTTCTATTCCAGTTTCGTTCCTCGCACAGGCGGACGAGCTGGCAAAGGCCATTCCCGAAGTGCTTGAATGCCACCACCTTACGGGCAGCGACGGCGTCATTCTCAAAGTGGTAGTATCCTCGGTCGGTCACCTCGAGGAGGTCATCAGCCAGATGGGGAGCTGCGGCATGACGACGACGGCGATCGTCCTCTCGTCTCCGGTAGTTTCGCGCCCGATCGACCCTATCAAACAGCCGACGCCGCCAGCGGCGATCTAA
- the gyrA gene encoding DNA gyrase subunit A, which yields MDHNSKQSNLFEINKVITLPLEEEIKQSYLNYAMSVIVGRALPDARDGLKPVQRRILYAMLELGVRHNQAFKKSARIVGETMGKYHPHGDAAIYDTMARLSQDFSMRYQLVDGQGNFGSIDGDPPAAMRYTEARLHALGEEMLTDINEETVDWGPNFDESLEEPLVLPSRIPNLLVNGSTGIAVGMATNMPPHNLGEAVDVCCAILDNPEVELGELMALMPGPDFPTGGIILGREGIIDAYRTGRGRLVVRGRVDVEEGRKGRNSIIISEIPYMVNKTNFIETIAKGVQSGMIDGISDLRDESDRNGMRIVVELQRDADPNLVLRQLYTRTQLQSTFGVINLAIVNGETRELPLKELVQIFLDHRREVVRRRTEFRLRKAEDRRHIVEGLLRALDVIDQVIHIIRSSDTATTARNNLIEELGFTEIQAQAILDMRLQRLTGLEREKLDTELAQLLMDIERYNSILSSHLILDSVVKDELMEIRRNYSDKRRTDIENAVGEVADEDLIPEEDIVVALSRDGYIRRMPLQDYRVQQRGGKGVKGVATKAEDEIAIIATTTTHRTLYLFTNKGRVFGVRGFSLPEPKTGKGKLVGTIITLEKEEKVVAIKDSHLDGAKFIFFVTKQGTAKRLPVEELDGLTRAGRRVLGLSEGDDIARVRTTSGTDDLLLTTALGQTLRVSEEEFRPLGRQAQGVRGIRLDDGDSVVGCDVVGDGRQVLFISARGIGKRTAYDEFTQHHRAGYGVRAMKLSEKTGELVGAWGVQEDEEIIVISSKGRMVRIGAKEISTLSRTATGYTIVALDEGDTVADISIVRKDDEEA from the coding sequence ATGGATCACAACTCGAAGCAGAGCAACCTTTTTGAGATCAACAAGGTCATAACTCTGCCGCTGGAAGAAGAGATAAAGCAAAGTTATCTCAATTACGCGATGAGCGTCATCGTCGGACGCGCCCTCCCGGACGCGCGCGACGGCCTGAAACCGGTACAAAGAAGAATACTCTACGCGATGCTTGAGCTGGGAGTGCGCCACAACCAGGCGTTTAAGAAGTCGGCGCGTATCGTCGGCGAAACGATGGGTAAATACCACCCCCACGGAGACGCGGCGATATATGATACGATGGCCCGCCTCTCGCAGGATTTCAGCATGCGTTACCAGCTTGTCGACGGCCAGGGAAACTTTGGCTCCATAGACGGCGATCCGCCCGCGGCGATGCGTTACACGGAGGCGCGTCTGCACGCCCTCGGCGAGGAGATGCTGACCGACATCAACGAAGAGACGGTCGACTGGGGACCGAACTTCGACGAATCTCTCGAAGAGCCGCTCGTCCTCCCCTCGCGCATTCCTAACCTGCTCGTAAACGGCAGCACCGGCATCGCCGTCGGTATGGCGACCAACATGCCGCCGCACAACCTCGGCGAGGCCGTAGACGTCTGCTGCGCGATCCTCGACAATCCCGAGGTGGAGCTTGGCGAGCTGATGGCCCTCATGCCCGGCCCCGACTTCCCGACGGGAGGCATAATCCTCGGACGCGAAGGGATCATCGACGCCTACCGCACCGGACGCGGAAGGCTTGTCGTCCGCGGGCGCGTCGATGTCGAGGAGGGCCGCAAGGGACGGAACTCGATCATCATCAGCGAGATACCCTACATGGTCAATAAGACCAATTTCATAGAGACGATTGCCAAGGGCGTACAGAGCGGTATGATAGACGGCATCTCCGACCTCCGCGACGAATCCGACCGCAACGGGATGCGTATCGTCGTTGAGCTCCAGCGCGACGCCGACCCGAACCTCGTGCTGCGCCAGCTTTATACGCGTACGCAGCTGCAAAGCACCTTCGGCGTGATAAACCTCGCGATAGTCAACGGCGAGACGCGGGAGCTGCCGCTCAAAGAGCTCGTGCAGATATTCCTCGACCACCGCCGTGAGGTCGTCCGCAGGCGCACCGAATTCCGCCTCCGCAAGGCGGAGGACCGCCGCCACATCGTTGAAGGCCTGCTGCGCGCCCTTGACGTCATCGACCAGGTCATCCACATCATCAGGAGTTCAGACACGGCGACGACGGCGAGGAACAACCTCATCGAGGAGCTTGGCTTCACCGAGATCCAGGCGCAGGCGATACTTGACATGCGCCTCCAGCGCCTCACGGGGCTGGAACGCGAAAAGCTCGACACCGAGCTGGCCCAGCTGCTCATGGATATCGAGCGCTACAACAGCATATTGTCCAGCCATCTGATCCTTGACTCCGTCGTCAAGGACGAGCTGATGGAGATAAGAAGAAACTACAGCGACAAACGCCGCACCGACATCGAAAACGCCGTCGGCGAAGTCGCGGACGAAGACCTCATCCCCGAAGAGGATATCGTCGTTGCCCTCTCTCGCGACGGCTACATCCGCCGTATGCCGCTGCAGGACTACCGCGTGCAGCAGCGCGGAGGCAAGGGAGTCAAGGGCGTCGCGACAAAGGCGGAGGACGAGATCGCGATCATCGCCACCACCACGACGCACAGGACGCTCTACCTCTTCACGAACAAGGGACGCGTCTTCGGCGTGCGCGGCTTCTCGCTGCCGGAGCCCAAGACCGGCAAGGGCAAGCTGGTGGGCACGATAATCACCCTCGAAAAGGAAGAGAAGGTCGTCGCGATAAAGGACAGCCATCTTGACGGGGCTAAGTTTATCTTCTTCGTTACGAAACAGGGGACGGCGAAGCGGCTTCCCGTCGAGGAACTCGACGGGCTCACAAGGGCCGGACGCCGCGTGCTCGGCCTCTCCGAGGGCGACGACATCGCCCGCGTCCGCACTACCAGCGGCACGGACGACCTGCTGCTCACCACGGCGCTGGGACAGACGCTGCGCGTCAGCGAAGAGGAATTCCGTCCGCTGGGCCGTCAGGCCCAGGGCGTGCGCGGCATACGCCTCGACGACGGCGACAGCGTAGTCGGCTGCGACGTCGTGGGCGACGGCCGCCAGGTGCTCTTCATCAGCGCACGCGGTATCGGCAAACGCACCGCCTATGACGAATTTACCCAGCACCATCGCGCCGGTTACGGCGTGCGCGCGATGAAGCTCTCGGAGAAGACAGGAGAGCTTGTCGGCGCCTGGGGCGTCCAGGAGGATGAAGAGATCATCGTCATCAGCAGCAAGGGACGCATGGTGCGTATTGGAGCGAAAGAGATATCGACCCTCTCCCGCACGGCTACCGGCTATACGATCGTGGCGCTCGACGAGGGCGACACTGTGGCGGACATCAGCATCGTCCGCAAAGACGACGAAGAGGCATAA
- a CDS encoding phosphatidylserine decarboxylase, producing MKFARDGYPAIAALIFMMAGGWLISPWISACLFVPFCIVVWFFRDPERAPERTLEPGDFLSPADGKVVEIEEAEHEYVGRAVKIGIFMNAFNVHVNRFPVTGTVKYIKYVPGKKWFAFAPKASEINERLYVGAESEYGRFLLVQIAGILARRIVQRVRMDDIVPIGGRYGMIKLGSKVDIYLPPEIMPNVKIGDEVLAGHSIIGVCRK from the coding sequence ATGAAATTTGCCCGTGACGGCTACCCGGCGATAGCGGCGCTGATCTTCATGATGGCGGGGGGATGGCTCATCTCCCCCTGGATATCCGCCTGCCTCTTCGTTCCCTTCTGCATCGTCGTCTGGTTTTTCCGCGACCCGGAGCGCGCGCCTGAGCGCACCCTGGAGCCCGGAGATTTTCTCAGCCCCGCGGACGGCAAAGTCGTCGAAATAGAGGAGGCCGAGCACGAATACGTTGGGCGCGCGGTCAAGATCGGCATCTTTATGAACGCCTTCAACGTTCACGTCAACCGCTTTCCGGTAACCGGCACTGTGAAGTATATAAAATACGTCCCCGGAAAAAAATGGTTCGCCTTCGCTCCGAAGGCCTCCGAGATAAATGAGCGTTTATACGTAGGGGCGGAGTCGGAATACGGGCGTTTCCTTCTCGTGCAGATCGCGGGTATACTTGCACGAAGGATAGTACAGCGCGTCCGCATGGACGACATAGTGCCAATCGGCGGCAGATATGGTATGATAAAGCTGGGATCGAAGGTCGATATATACCTTCCCCCTGAAATTATGCCTAATGTTAAGATCGGTGACGAAGTGCTGGCCGGGCACAGTATAATAGGAGTGTGCAGAAAATGA
- the pssA gene encoding CDP-diacylglycerol--serine O-phosphatidyltransferase, which yields MRKVDRRVKNIPIKTIIPNMITSGSVFCGVSSLILTAHERFIPAALLICFAVFFDVMDGRVARSLGGSSAFGEELDSLADAISFGVAPAFLIYNAYIGVESGIWGPLTASFFALCGVLRLARFNVTHVPAGPFQGLPIPAGGLALASVVIARIPITPLVAMSAMCFVGALMVSSVPYCNAKKLKKTNVSRAKLYGLMTFIALCFFILREKAFLAVAVMYIISGLVKFDGAEWIMLHPEDERSAHEKD from the coding sequence ATGAGAAAAGTAGACAGAAGAGTGAAGAACATCCCCATCAAGACGATAATCCCGAATATGATAACCAGCGGCAGCGTCTTCTGCGGAGTATCGTCGCTGATACTCACCGCGCATGAACGTTTTATTCCGGCGGCTCTTCTGATCTGTTTCGCGGTATTCTTCGACGTCATGGACGGCCGCGTCGCCCGCAGCCTCGGCGGTAGCAGCGCCTTCGGTGAGGAGCTTGACAGCCTCGCGGACGCGATCAGCTTCGGCGTCGCCCCCGCCTTCCTCATCTATAACGCCTATATCGGCGTCGAGAGCGGGATATGGGGACCTCTGACTGCCTCCTTCTTCGCCCTCTGCGGCGTTCTGCGCCTTGCGCGCTTCAATGTCACCCACGTTCCGGCGGGTCCCTTCCAGGGGCTGCCGATTCCGGCCGGCGGGCTGGCGCTCGCCTCGGTCGTCATCGCGCGCATACCGATCACGCCGCTCGTCGCGATGTCGGCGATGTGCTTCGTCGGCGCGCTGATGGTGAGCTCCGTGCCCTACTGCAACGCGAAGAAGCTCAAGAAAACAAACGTCAGCCGCGCCAAACTCTACGGCCTTATGACGTTTATCGCCCTTTGTTTCTTCATTTTGCGAGAAAAGGCTTTCCTTGCCGTGGCGGTAATGTATATAATAAGCGGGTTGGTGAAGTTTGACGGAGCGGAGTGGATAATGCTCCACCCGGAGGATGAGCGTTCTGCTCACGAGAAAGACTAG
- the iorA gene encoding indolepyruvate ferredoxin oxidoreductase subunit alpha translates to MKKIMTGNEAIARGAWEAGLHVAAAYPGTPSTEILENLSEYKDVYSEWATNEKVALEVAAGASMAGARALATMKHVGLNVAADPLFTLAYTGVNGGLVVVSADDPGLFSSQNEQDNRFYASHAKLAMLEPSDSQECLDFIKEAFEISEKFDTPVLFRVSTRICHSKTLVSTGERTEIAVRPYEKNSAKYVMAPANAKRRKYLMEERIAELKAFSEATPLNRVERGGRVGIITSGISYNHAKEVFGEDASYLKLGFTWPLPENKIRDFAASVDTIYVIEENEPYIEDFVKALGIACVGREKLPWVDELTPEVIRRAFFPEAAEKGGYAIDANIPPRPPVLCAGCTHRGFFYEVGKYKDIVVTGDIGCYTLGMVPPLSVTDSVICMGAGVSAGIGFRKAVEIAGRMEKVFAVIGDSTFFHSGITGLIDAIVNKAPIVINILDNRITAMTGHQENPGTGRTLMGEPTHQVDLRALCVACGVKEENVRLIDPYDLAATRAAVKAGYKATEPFVIITTSPCALIKEVIKKRANMKCVVDEEKCVKCKLCLKAGCPAVNFRGGRVYIDRASCNGCTVCMQICPKKAISREGE, encoded by the coding sequence ATGAAAAAAATTATGACCGGCAACGAGGCGATCGCCCGCGGCGCCTGGGAGGCCGGGCTCCATGTGGCGGCGGCCTATCCTGGCACGCCGTCGACGGAGATACTGGAAAATCTCTCCGAGTATAAGGATGTTTACTCGGAGTGGGCGACGAACGAAAAGGTCGCGCTCGAGGTGGCGGCGGGGGCTTCGATGGCAGGCGCGCGCGCGCTGGCGACGATGAAGCACGTTGGGCTCAACGTGGCCGCGGACCCGCTCTTTACGCTCGCCTACACCGGCGTCAACGGCGGGCTCGTCGTAGTCTCGGCGGACGACCCGGGACTCTTCAGCTCACAGAACGAGCAGGACAACCGCTTCTACGCCTCGCACGCGAAGCTTGCCATGCTCGAACCCTCCGACAGCCAGGAGTGCCTCGACTTTATAAAAGAGGCCTTCGAGATATCGGAGAAGTTTGACACGCCGGTGCTCTTCCGCGTCAGCACCCGTATCTGCCACAGCAAAACCCTCGTCAGTACGGGAGAGCGCACCGAGATCGCCGTGCGTCCCTATGAGAAAAACAGCGCGAAATATGTGATGGCTCCCGCCAACGCCAAACGGCGCAAGTACCTGATGGAGGAGCGGATCGCCGAACTTAAGGCCTTCTCGGAGGCGACGCCGCTCAACCGTGTCGAACGCGGCGGCAGGGTAGGCATCATCACGAGCGGTATCTCCTACAACCACGCGAAAGAGGTATTCGGAGAAGATGCCTCATATCTCAAGCTGGGCTTTACCTGGCCGCTGCCGGAGAATAAGATCCGTGATTTTGCCGCCTCCGTCGATACGATCTACGTCATCGAGGAGAACGAACCCTACATTGAAGACTTCGTGAAAGCTCTCGGCATCGCCTGCGTCGGCCGCGAGAAACTCCCCTGGGTCGACGAGCTGACGCCGGAGGTCATCCGCCGCGCCTTCTTCCCGGAAGCGGCCGAAAAGGGCGGCTACGCTATCGATGCGAACATCCCGCCGCGTCCTCCCGTGCTCTGCGCGGGCTGCACGCACCGCGGCTTCTTCTACGAGGTCGGCAAGTATAAAGATATCGTCGTTACCGGCGATATCGGCTGCTACACGCTCGGTATGGTGCCGCCGCTCTCGGTGACCGACTCCGTCATCTGCATGGGCGCGGGCGTATCAGCGGGCATCGGCTTCCGCAAGGCCGTTGAGATAGCGGGGCGCATGGAAAAGGTCTTTGCCGTCATCGGCGACTCGACCTTCTTCCATTCGGGGATCACGGGGCTAATCGACGCGATCGTCAACAAGGCCCCCATCGTCATCAACATCCTTGACAACCGGATCACGGCGATGACCGGCCACCAGGAGAACCCCGGCACGGGGCGCACCCTGATGGGCGAACCGACGCATCAGGTGGACCTCAGGGCTCTCTGCGTCGCCTGCGGCGTGAAAGAAGAGAACGTCCGCCTCATCGACCCCTATGACCTCGCCGCGACGAGGGCGGCGGTGAAGGCGGGCTACAAGGCGACCGAACCCTTCGTCATCATCACCACCTCCCCCTGCGCGCTCATCAAAGAGGTCATCAAAAAACGCGCGAACATGAAATGCGTCGTCGACGAGGAAAAGTGCGTCAAGTGCAAGCTCTGCCTCAAGGCAGGCTGCCCCGCGGTCAATTTCCGCGGCGGGCGCGTCTACATCGACCGCGCGTCCTGCAACGGCTGCACGGTCTGTATGCAGATCTGCCCGAAGAAGGCCATCTCACGGGAGGGTGAATAA
- a CDS encoding indolepyruvate oxidoreductase subunit beta: MNKNDTANGMAAGAAENTAGGECRTKSILLVGVGGQGTILASKILSEGLVRKGYDVKMSEIHGMSQRGGSVTTHVRYGSKVASPVVPEGEADVLVAFEKVEAARWLKYLKKGGTLVVNNFEIYSLPVLTGAAEYPEGVIEKLKAEVPNTKSFNAGEIAESLGNIKAQNVVLLGALVKAMGLEDLDWHAVLAETVPPKLLELNIRAFEAGLAQ; this comes from the coding sequence ATGAATAAAAACGATACTGCGAACGGCATGGCCGCGGGCGCCGCGGAAAATACCGCCGGCGGCGAATGCCGCACCAAAAGCATCCTGCTTGTCGGCGTCGGCGGGCAGGGGACCATCCTCGCCTCGAAGATCCTCTCCGAGGGGCTCGTCCGTAAGGGCTACGACGTAAAAATGTCCGAGATACACGGTATGAGCCAGCGCGGCGGCAGCGTTACGACGCATGTCCGCTACGGCTCCAAGGTCGCCTCGCCCGTCGTACCCGAGGGGGAGGCCGACGTCCTCGTCGCCTTTGAGAAGGTCGAAGCGGCCCGTTGGCTCAAATACCTCAAAAAGGGCGGGACGCTCGTCGTCAACAACTTCGAGATATACTCGCTGCCCGTGCTCACGGGCGCGGCGGAGTACCCGGAGGGCGTAATCGAGAAGCTCAAAGCTGAGGTGCCGAACACCAAGAGCTTCAACGCCGGAGAGATCGCCGAGTCGCTGGGCAACATCAAGGCGCAGAACGTAGTGCTCCTCGGCGCGCTGGTGAAGGCGATGGGGCTTGAGGATCTCGACTGGCACGCTGTTCTCGCCGAGACTGTGCCGCCCAAACTGCTGGAACTTAATATCAGGGCTTTCGAGGCTGGGCTGGCCCAGTAG
- the larC gene encoding nickel insertion protein, giving the protein MDGGTISGEVFEICANIDDMTGEDLGAAMEILLGEGALDVWFEAIQMKKNRPAVKLSLLAAPGDEARLAEAVLRHTTTLGVRMNRCSRVMLARVSETVETEYGGVRIKRGLLGGEVVKEMPEYEDVRRIARENGQPLSAVRAMIAGGSGEAKRRFRHYKGGEYEYLGTARHSETEEELVLYRPLYNDSGLWVRPKTMFFENVTVEGKSVPRFEEIKD; this is encoded by the coding sequence ATGGACGGCGGCACCATAAGCGGCGAGGTCTTTGAGATCTGCGCCAATATCGACGACATGACGGGGGAGGACCTCGGCGCGGCGATGGAGATACTGCTTGGCGAAGGGGCGCTCGACGTCTGGTTTGAGGCGATACAGATGAAGAAAAACCGTCCTGCCGTCAAACTGTCGCTGCTGGCCGCTCCCGGCGACGAGGCACGGCTCGCGGAGGCGGTGCTGCGCCATACTACTACGCTCGGCGTGCGTATGAATCGCTGTTCCCGCGTAATGCTGGCGCGCGTGTCCGAGACGGTAGAGACGGAATATGGCGGCGTGCGGATCAAGCGGGGGCTGCTAGGCGGCGAGGTCGTCAAAGAGATGCCCGAATACGAGGACGTGCGGCGTATCGCCCGGGAGAACGGACAGCCGCTCTCCGCCGTGCGCGCGATGATCGCCGGCGGCTCGGGAGAGGCAAAGCGGCGCTTCCGCCACTACAAGGGCGGCGAATACGAATACCTTGGCACGGCGCGCCACTCGGAGACGGAGGAGGAGCTTGTCCTCTACCGTCCGCTTTATAACGACAGCGGCCTCTGGGTGCGTCCGAAAACGATGTTCTTTGAGAACGTGACCGTCGAGGGGAAGAGCGTTCCCCGTTTTGAGGAGATAAAAGATTAA
- a CDS encoding SIR2 family NAD-dependent protein deacylase produces MSFEEEAKGLARLVKAGGVTIFSGAGLSTESGLQDFRSRDGIWAHADPTRLASIEALEDNYDEFLEFYKARLYVPEEIQPNIGHEIVAKWEKEGYVEGVITQNVDRLHQKAGSVNVWELHGSLEPVRCHRCGREGTTADFLAGKPCSYCGGRLRPSVVLFGEMLPQRPLEAADELSDRCKTFIVLGSSLVVSPANYFPRQAKSRGANLVIVNRDPTPLDGIADLVVQEGIGAFLSETEKYM; encoded by the coding sequence ATGAGCTTTGAAGAAGAGGCGAAAGGGCTGGCGCGGCTTGTGAAGGCGGGCGGCGTCACCATCTTCAGCGGCGCGGGGCTCAGCACCGAGTCGGGACTGCAGGATTTCCGTTCCAGGGACGGGATATGGGCCCACGCTGACCCGACGCGGCTGGCCTCGATCGAGGCGCTGGAAGACAACTACGACGAATTTCTTGAATTCTACAAGGCGCGGCTCTACGTGCCGGAGGAGATCCAGCCGAATATCGGCCATGAGATTGTCGCCAAATGGGAAAAAGAGGGATATGTCGAGGGCGTGATAACGCAGAACGTCGACCGGCTGCATCAGAAGGCCGGTTCCGTGAACGTCTGGGAGCTGCACGGCAGCCTCGAACCAGTACGCTGCCACCGCTGCGGACGCGAGGGTACGACGGCGGACTTCCTTGCCGGAAAACCCTGCTCATACTGCGGAGGACGCCTGCGTCCGAGCGTCGTCCTCTTTGGTGAAATGCTCCCGCAGAGGCCCCTTGAGGCGGCGGACGAACTCAGCGACAGATGTAAAACTTTTATCGTGCTCGGCTCATCGCTCGTCGTCTCGCCGGCGAACTACTTCCCGAGACAGGCTAAGAGCCGCGGCGCGAACCTTGTGATCGTCAACCGCGACCCAACGCCGCTTGACGGTATCGCCGACCTCGTGGTGCAGGAGGGTATCGGCGCCTTCCTCAGCGAGACGGAAAAATATATGTAG
- a CDS encoding MarR family winged helix-turn-helix transcriptional regulator: MYGKIPDAELRRFYSLWRDMTVIYEEWSKAHGIGGSAVLVLHSLYYDRDGCTQRMICDRWLFPKQTVNTILKDFERRGLIEFSHLKSDRRNKLIHLTPEGEALAAAIIPELLELELHVMERMGAAGRAGLIDGMARFAAYFREGLPEKR, translated from the coding sequence ATGTACGGAAAAATCCCCGACGCGGAGCTGCGGCGGTTTTACTCGCTGTGGCGCGATATGACCGTTATTTACGAGGAGTGGTCGAAGGCGCACGGAATCGGCGGCAGCGCGGTGCTGGTGCTCCATTCGCTCTACTATGACCGGGACGGATGTACTCAAAGGATGATCTGCGACAGGTGGCTCTTTCCCAAGCAGACGGTCAATACGATACTGAAGGATTTCGAGCGGCGCGGGCTGATAGAGTTTTCTCACCTGAAGTCGGACCGGAGGAATAAGCTGATACACCTTACGCCGGAGGGCGAGGCGCTGGCCGCCGCCATCATCCCCGAACTCCTGGAGCTGGAGCTGCATGTGATGGAGAGAATGGGAGCGGCCGGACGCGCCGGTCTGATTGACGGTATGGCCCGTTTTGCCGCGTATTTCCGCGAGGGGCTGCCGGAGAAAAGATGA